A region of the Streptococcus oralis Uo5 genome:
ATCTAATGGCAAAATTGACTGTTAAAGACGTTGAATTGAAAGGGAAAAAAGTTCTCGTTCGTGTTGACTTCAACGTACCTGTAAAAGATGGCGTGATTACCAACGACAACCGTATCACTGCAGCTCTTCCAACTATCAAGTACATCCTTGAACAAGGTGGACGTGCTATCCTCTTCTCTCACCTTGGCCGTGTAAAAGAAGAAGCAGACAAAGCTGGTAAATCACTTGCTCCTGTAGCTGCTGACTTGGCAGCTAAATTGGGTCAAGACGTTGCTTTCCTTCCAGGTGTCACTCGTGGTGCTGAATTGGAAGCTGCGATCAACGCTCTTGAAGATGGACAAGTTCTCTTGGTTGAAAACACTCGTTACGAAGATGTTGACGGCAAGAAAGAATCTAAAAATGATCCTGAACTTGGTAAATACTGGGCATCACTTGGAGATGGTATCTTCGTAAACGATGCATTCGGTACAGCTCACCGTGCACACGCATCTAACGTTGGTATCTCAGCAAACGTTGAAAAAGCTGTTGCTGGATTCCTTCTTGAAAATGAAATTGCCTACATCCAAGAAGCAGTTGAAGCTCCAGAACGTCCATTCGTAGCGATCCTTGGTGGTTCAAAAGTATCTGACAAGATTGGTGTTATCGAAAACTTGCTTGAAAAAGCTGATAAAGTTCTTATCGGTGGTGGGATGACTTACACATTCTACAAAGCACAAGGTATCGAAATTGGTAACTCACTTGTAGAAGAAGACAAATTGGATGTTGCGAAAGCTCTTCTTGAAAAAGCAAACGGCAAATTGATCTTGCCAGTTGACTCAAAAGAAGCAAACGCATTTGCTGACTACACTGAAGTAAAAGACACTGAAGGTGAAGCAGTGGATCCAGGTTTCCTTGGTTTGGATATCGGTCCTAAATCAATCGCTAAATTCGACGAAGCCTTGACTGGTGCGAAAACAGTTGTATGGAACGGACCTATGGGTGTATTTGAAAACCCAGACTTCCAAGCTGGTACAATCGGTGTGATGGACGCTATTGTGAAACAACCAGGTGTTAAATCAATCATCGGTGGTGGTGATTCAGCTGCCGCAGCCATCAACCTTGGCCGTGCAGACAAGTTCTCATGGATTTCTACTGGTGGTGGAGCATCAATGGAACTTCTTGAAGGTAAAGTTCTTCCAGGATTGGCAGCTTTGACTGAAAAATAAATAGTTTAACTAAAAGAAGATGGTGTGACCATCTTCTTTTTAATTTAATTTATAAATATGTAGAATTATTCTATAAATAAAAAGAAAAAAGAGTAAATATTTGCATCCTGCCTTGTAAAGTGCTAGTATAAGAAGTAACGACTAAATTCATATAAGGAAAGGGATTAAAATGAAAAATAAAAAAGAAGTCTATGGATTTCGTAAAAGCAAAGTTGCGAAAACTTTGTGTGGTGCTGTTTTAGGAACTGCTTTGATTGCTTTTGCAGACAAAGCAGTATTTGCTGATGAAGTTACAGAGACAACTAGTACAAGTACAGTTGAGGTAGCTACTACAGGAAACCCAGCTACAAATCTACCTGAAGCTCAGGGTGAAATGAGTCAAGTTGCCAAAGAAAGCCAAGCTAAGGCTGGTTCTAAAGACTCAGCTTTACCAGTAGAAGTATCATCAGCTGATTTGGATAAAGCAGTTGCTGATGCAAAATCTGCAGGAGTTAAGGTAGTTCAAGATGAAACAAAAGGCAAAGGAACAGCCACAACTGCTACAGAGAATGCTCAAAAACAAGATGAGATTAAAAGTGACTATGCTAAACAGGCTGAAGAAGTAAAGAAAACAACTGAAGCATATAAAAAAGAAGTTGCAGCTCATCAGGCTGAAACAGATAAAGTCAATGCTGAAAACAAAGCAGCGGATGACAAGTATCAAAAAGATCTAAAAAGTCATCAAGAAGAAGTTGGAAAAATCAACACTGCCAATGCAACAGCTAAAGCAGAGTATGAGGCTAAGCTAGCACAATATCAAAAAGATTTAGCAACTGTCAAAAAAGCAAACGAAGATAGTCAACAGGATTATCAAAATAAACTTTCAGCTTACCAGACAGAATTAGCTCGAGTACAAAAAGCTAATGCTGAAGCTAAGGAAGCTTATGATAAAGCAGTAAAAGAAAATACTGCGAAAAACGAAGCGCTTAAAGCTGAAAACGAAGAAATCAAGCAACGGAATGCCGCAGCTAAGACAGATTATGAAGCTAAAGTTGCGAAATATGAAGCAGACCTTGCCAAGTATAAGAAAGAGTTAGCAGAGTATCCAGCTAAATTAAAGGCATATGAAGATGAGCAGGCCAAAATTAAGGCTGCATTGGTAGAACTTGAAAAAAACAAGGATCAGGACGGGTACTTGTCTAAGCCATCTGCTCAGAGCTTGGTTTATGATTTAGAATCGAATGCTCAACTGGACCTTAAAACAGAAGGAAAACTTCTTACAGCAGCAGCAGTTGATGAAGCCTTTAAGAAAGACACAGTACAATATGGCAAGAAAAATCTTCAGTTAGACAATCTAAATGTCAAGAACTTGGAGAACGGTGCGACTACTTCTTCAGTGGAATTGTATGGTAATATTGGAGACAAATCTGACTGGACCACCAATGTAGGGAATAAAACTGAAGTTAAATGGGGCTCAGTTCTTCTAGAACGTGGACAAAGCGTAACTGCGACTTATACCAACCTTCAAAATTCCTACTACAATGGTAAAAAGATTTCGAAGATTATTTACAAATATACTGTAGATCCATCTTCAAAATTCCAAAATTCTAGTGGGAAAGTTTGGTTGGGAATCTTTAGTGATCCAACTTTGGGAGTCTTTGCTTCTGCTTACACTGGTGATGTTGAAAAAGGTACTTCAATTTTCATTAAAAATGAATTTACCTTCTATGATGAAAATGACCAACCAATTAATTTTGACAATGCCCTTCTTTCAGTAGCGTCTCTAAATAGAGAAAATAATTCTATTGAGATGGCTAAGGATTACACTGGTAACTTTATTAAAATTTCTGGTTCATCTGTTGGAGAAAAAGACGGAAAGATTTATGCCACAGAAACCTTGAACTTTAAAAAAGACCAAGGTGGATCTCGTTGGACTATGTATCCAAATGGTCAACCTGGTTCAGGTTGGGATTCATCAGATGCACCAAACTCTTGGTACGGTGCTGGAGCTATTAGTATGTCTGGCCCTACGAATCATGTTACTGTTGGTGCTATTTCTGCGATCCTAGTAGTTCCTTCTGATCCAGTTATGGCAGTTGATACAGGTAAAAGACCAAACATCTGGTACTCACTCAATGGTAAGATTCGTGCCGTCAACGTTCCGAAAATTACCAAGGAAAAACCAACTCCACCAGTTGAACCAACTGCTCCACAAGCTCCTACTTATGAAGTAGAGAAACCATTGGAACCAGCTCCAGTAGCACCAAGCTATGAAAATGAGCCAACTCCACCAGTTAAGACTCCAGATCAACCAGAACCATCAAAACCAGAAGAGCCCAATTATGATCCATTGCCAACTCCGCCTGTAGCACCAACCCCTAAGCAGTTGCCAACACCACCAGCGGTGCCAACAGTTCACTTCCATTACAATCGTCTATTTGCACAACCTCAGATTAATAAAGAAATTAAAAACGAGGATGGAGTAGATATCGATCGTACTCTCGTTGCTAAGCAGTCTGTAGTGAAGTTTGAGTTGAAAACGGAAGCGTTGACAGCTGGTCGTCCAAAAACAACTTCGTTTGTATTGGTAGATCCACTTCCAACTGGCTATCAGTTTGATTTGGAAGCGACCAA
Encoded here:
- a CDS encoding phosphoglycerate kinase; the protein is MAKLTVKDVELKGKKVLVRVDFNVPVKDGVITNDNRITAALPTIKYILEQGGRAILFSHLGRVKEEADKAGKSLAPVAADLAAKLGQDVAFLPGVTRGAELEAAINALEDGQVLLVENTRYEDVDGKKESKNDPELGKYWASLGDGIFVNDAFGTAHRAHASNVGISANVEKAVAGFLLENEIAYIQEAVEAPERPFVAILGGSKVSDKIGVIENLLEKADKVLIGGGMTYTFYKAQGIEIGNSLVEEDKLDVAKALLEKANGKLILPVDSKEANAFADYTEVKDTEGEAVDPGFLGLDIGPKSIAKFDEALTGAKTVVWNGPMGVFENPDFQAGTIGVMDAIVKQPGVKSIIGGGDSAAAAINLGRADKFSWISTGGGASMELLEGKVLPGLAALTEK
- a CDS encoding antigen I/II family LPXTG-anchored adhesin, translating into MKNKKEVYGFRKSKVAKTLCGAVLGTALIAFADKAVFADEVTETTSTSTVEVATTGNPATNLPEAQGEMSQVAKESQAKAGSKDSALPVEVSSADLDKAVADAKSAGVKVVQDETKGKGTATTATENAQKQDEIKSDYAKQAEEVKKTTEAYKKEVAAHQAETDKVNAENKAADDKYQKDLKSHQEEVGKINTANATAKAEYEAKLAQYQKDLATVKKANEDSQQDYQNKLSAYQTELARVQKANAEAKEAYDKAVKENTAKNEALKAENEEIKQRNAAAKTDYEAKVAKYEADLAKYKKELAEYPAKLKAYEDEQAKIKAALVELEKNKDQDGYLSKPSAQSLVYDLESNAQLDLKTEGKLLTAAAVDEAFKKDTVQYGKKNLQLDNLNVKNLENGATTSSVELYGNIGDKSDWTTNVGNKTEVKWGSVLLERGQSVTATYTNLQNSYYNGKKISKIIYKYTVDPSSKFQNSSGKVWLGIFSDPTLGVFASAYTGDVEKGTSIFIKNEFTFYDENDQPINFDNALLSVASLNRENNSIEMAKDYTGNFIKISGSSVGEKDGKIYATETLNFKKDQGGSRWTMYPNGQPGSGWDSSDAPNSWYGAGAISMSGPTNHVTVGAISAILVVPSDPVMAVDTGKRPNIWYSLNGKIRAVNVPKITKEKPTPPVEPTAPQAPTYEVEKPLEPAPVAPSYENEPTPPVKTPDQPEPSKPEEPNYDPLPTPPVAPTPKQLPTPPAVPTVHFHYNRLFAQPQINKEIKNEDGVDIDRTLVAKQSVVKFELKTEALTAGRPKTTSFVLVDPLPTGYQFDLEATKAASKGFETSYDKASHTVTFKATEETLAAFNADLTKSFETLYPTVVGRVLNDGATYTNNFTLTVNDAYGVKSNIVRVTTPGKPNDPDNPNNNYIKPLKVNKNKQGVNIDGKEVLAGSTNYYELTWDLDQYKGDKSSKEAIQNGFYYVDDYPEEALTLQPELVKIRDLEGNLVSGISVQQYDSLEAAPKKVQDLLKKANITVKGAFQLFSADNPAEFYKNYVAAGKSLLITDPMTVKPEFGQTGGKYENKAYQIDFGNGYATEVVVNNVPKITPKKDVTISMDPSSDNIDGQTIPLNQYFNYRLIGGLIPQNHSEDLNDYSFVDDYDQKGDQYTGNYKVLAKVDIRLKDGRVIKAGTDLTAETQVEHDQDKGMITIRFKEEFLQEIQLDSPFQAETYIQMKRIAVGTFENTYVNTVNKVAYASNTVRTTTPEPKKPEEPTTPNPNPKGNPTLPQTGTNDSSYMPYLGLAALVGVLGLGQLKRKEDESK